Proteins found in one Oncorhynchus mykiss isolate Arlee chromosome 3, USDA_OmykA_1.1, whole genome shotgun sequence genomic segment:
- the LOC110520376 gene encoding LIM and senescent cell antigen-like-containing domain protein 1 isoform X2 encodes MEVQVQSRPLPPTILENGAAPGPVPHSVNGHRHANSGEAELPVSKSQRRRSDVKVYKEFCDFYARFNMANALANAMCERCKSGFAPAEKIVNSNGELYHEGCFVCAQCFQQFPEGLFYEFEGRKYCEHDFQMLFAPCCHQCGEFIIGRVIKAMNNSWHPDCFCCDLCQAVLADVGFVKNAGRHLCRPCHNREKARGLGKYICQKCHAIIEEQPLLFKNDPYHPDHFNCNNCGKELTADARELKGELYCLPCHDKMGVPICGACRRPIEGRVVNAMGKQWHVEHHVCALCERPFHGHPYYERGDHAYCEKHFNMHFVCAKCEKPFLGHRHYERKGLAYCETHYNQLFGDVCYHCNRVIEGDVVSALNKAWCVNCFACSTCNTKLTLKNKFVEFDMKPVCKKCYEKFPLELKKRLKKLAETVGRK; translated from the exons ATGGAGGTTCAGGTCCAGAGTCGGCCACTGCCACCCACCATCCTGGAGAATGGGGCGGCCCCTGGCCCTGTACCCCACTCTGTTAACGGTCATCGTCATGCCAACAGTGGGGAGGCAGAGCTGCCTGTCTCCAAGTCTCAGAGGAGACGAAGCGATGTCAAAGTCTACAAGGAGTTCTGTGACTTCTACGCACGCTT CAACATGGCCAATGCCCTGGCCAATGCGATGTGTGAGCGCTGTAAGAGTGGCTTTGCCCCGGCGGAGAAGATCGTCAATAGCAACGGGGAGCTGTACCATGAGGGATGCTTCGTCTGTGCTCAGTGCTTCCAACAGTTCCCCGAAGGTCTCTTCTATGAG TTTGAGGGCAGGAAGTACTGTGAGCACGACTTCCAGATGTTGTTTGCTCCCTGCTGCCACCAATGTG gggAGTTTATCATTGGTCGTGTGATCAAGGCGATGAACAACAGTTGGCACCCTGACTGTTTCTGCTGTGACCTCTGCCAGGCCGTGCTGGCTGACGTGGGCTTCGTCAAGAACGCCGGCAG acacCTGTGTCGCCCGTGTCATAACCGTGAGAAGGCCCGTGGTCTGGGGAAGTACATCTGTCAGAAGTGCCACGCCATCATTGAGGAGCAGCCGCTGCTGTTCAAGAACGACCCCTACCACCCCGACCACTTCAACTGCAACAACTGCGG taAGGAGCTGACTGCTGATGCCAGGGAGCTGAAGGGAGAGCTGTACTGCCTGCCCTGCCATGACAAGATGGGTGTTCCCATCTGTGGTGCTTGCAGGAGACCCATCGAGGGCCGCGTGGTCAATGCCATGGGCAAGCAGTGGCACGTCGAG caccatgtgtgtgctctgtgtgaaCGTCCATTTCACGGCCACCCGTATTATGAGCGTGGGGACCACGCCTACTGTGAAAAACACTTTAACATG catTTTGTGTGTGCTAAGTGTGAGAAACCCTTCCTGGGCCATCGCCACTACGAACGCAAAGGACTGGCCTACTGTGAGACTCACTACAACCAG CTCTTTGGAGATGTCTGCTACCACTGCAACCGTGTCATTGAGGGTGATG TGGTGTCAGCCCTGAACAAGGCATGGTGTGTCAACTGCTTCGCCTGCTCCACCTGCAACACCAAGCTCACCCTAAA GAACAAGTTTGTGGAGTTTGACATGAAGCCGGTGTGTAAGAAGTGTTACGAGAAGTTTCCTCTGGAACTTAAGAAGAGGCTGAAGAAGCTGGCGGAGACGGTGGGCCGGAAGTAG
- the LOC110520376 gene encoding LIM and senescent cell antigen-like-containing domain protein 1 isoform X7, which yields MEVQVQSRPLPPTILENGAAPGPVPHSVNGHRHANSGEAELPVSKSQRRRSDVKVYKEFCDFYARFNMANALANAMCERCKSGFAPAEKIVNSNGELYHEGCFVCAQCFQQFPEGLFYEFEGRKYCEHDFQMLFAPCCHQCGEFIIGRVIKAMNNSWHPDCFCCDLCQAVLADVGFVKNAGRHLCRPCHNREKARGLGKYICQKCHAIIEEQPLLFKNDPYHPDHFNCNNCGKELTADARELKGELYCLPCHDKMGVPICGACRRPIEGRVVNAMGKQWHVEHFVCAKCEKPFLGHRHYERKGLAYCETHYNQLFGDVCYHCNRVIEGDVVSALNKAWCVNCFACSTCNTKLTLKNKFVEFDMKPVCKKCYEKFPLELKKRLKKLAETVGRK from the exons ATGGAGGTTCAGGTCCAGAGTCGGCCACTGCCACCCACCATCCTGGAGAATGGGGCGGCCCCTGGCCCTGTACCCCACTCTGTTAACGGTCATCGTCATGCCAACAGTGGGGAGGCAGAGCTGCCTGTCTCCAAGTCTCAGAGGAGACGAAGCGATGTCAAAGTCTACAAGGAGTTCTGTGACTTCTACGCACGCTT CAACATGGCCAATGCCCTGGCCAATGCGATGTGTGAGCGCTGTAAGAGTGGCTTTGCCCCGGCGGAGAAGATCGTCAATAGCAACGGGGAGCTGTACCATGAGGGATGCTTCGTCTGTGCTCAGTGCTTCCAACAGTTCCCCGAAGGTCTCTTCTATGAG TTTGAGGGCAGGAAGTACTGTGAGCACGACTTCCAGATGTTGTTTGCTCCCTGCTGCCACCAATGTG gggAGTTTATCATTGGTCGTGTGATCAAGGCGATGAACAACAGTTGGCACCCTGACTGTTTCTGCTGTGACCTCTGCCAGGCCGTGCTGGCTGACGTGGGCTTCGTCAAGAACGCCGGCAG acacCTGTGTCGCCCGTGTCATAACCGTGAGAAGGCCCGTGGTCTGGGGAAGTACATCTGTCAGAAGTGCCACGCCATCATTGAGGAGCAGCCGCTGCTGTTCAAGAACGACCCCTACCACCCCGACCACTTCAACTGCAACAACTGCGG taAGGAGCTGACTGCTGATGCCAGGGAGCTGAAGGGAGAGCTGTACTGCCTGCCCTGCCATGACAAGATGGGTGTTCCCATCTGTGGTGCTTGCAGGAGACCCATCGAGGGCCGCGTGGTCAATGCCATGGGCAAGCAGTGGCACGTCGAG catTTTGTGTGTGCTAAGTGTGAGAAACCCTTCCTGGGCCATCGCCACTACGAACGCAAAGGACTGGCCTACTGTGAGACTCACTACAACCAG CTCTTTGGAGATGTCTGCTACCACTGCAACCGTGTCATTGAGGGTGATG TGGTGTCAGCCCTGAACAAGGCATGGTGTGTCAACTGCTTCGCCTGCTCCACCTGCAACACCAAGCTCACCCTAAA GAACAAGTTTGTGGAGTTTGACATGAAGCCGGTGTGTAAGAAGTGTTACGAGAAGTTTCCTCTGGAACTTAAGAAGAGGCTGAAGAAGCTGGCGGAGACGGTGGGCCGGAAGTAG
- the LOC110520376 gene encoding LIM and senescent cell antigen-like-containing domain protein 1 isoform X3 codes for MEVQVQSRPLPPTILENGAAPGPVPHSVNGHRHANSGEAELPVSKSQRRRSDVKVYKEFCDFYARFNMANALANAMCERCKSGFAPAEKIVNSNGELYHEGCFVCAQCFQQFPEGLFYEFEGRKYCEHDFQMLFAPCCHQCGEFIIGRVIKAMNNSWHPDCFCCDLCQAVLADVGFVKNAGRHLCRPCHNREKARGLGKYICQKCHAIIEEQPLLFKNDPYHPDHFNCNNCGKELTADARELKGELYCLPCHDKMGVPICGACRRPIEGRVVNAMGKQWHVEHFVCAKCEKPFLGHRHYERKGLAYCETHYNQLFGDVCYHCNRVIEGDVVSALNKAWCVNCFACSTCNTKLTLKDKFVEVDLKPVCKHCYERLPDDMKRRLAKQEKEKKKRMPMCL; via the exons ATGGAGGTTCAGGTCCAGAGTCGGCCACTGCCACCCACCATCCTGGAGAATGGGGCGGCCCCTGGCCCTGTACCCCACTCTGTTAACGGTCATCGTCATGCCAACAGTGGGGAGGCAGAGCTGCCTGTCTCCAAGTCTCAGAGGAGACGAAGCGATGTCAAAGTCTACAAGGAGTTCTGTGACTTCTACGCACGCTT CAACATGGCCAATGCCCTGGCCAATGCGATGTGTGAGCGCTGTAAGAGTGGCTTTGCCCCGGCGGAGAAGATCGTCAATAGCAACGGGGAGCTGTACCATGAGGGATGCTTCGTCTGTGCTCAGTGCTTCCAACAGTTCCCCGAAGGTCTCTTCTATGAG TTTGAGGGCAGGAAGTACTGTGAGCACGACTTCCAGATGTTGTTTGCTCCCTGCTGCCACCAATGTG gggAGTTTATCATTGGTCGTGTGATCAAGGCGATGAACAACAGTTGGCACCCTGACTGTTTCTGCTGTGACCTCTGCCAGGCCGTGCTGGCTGACGTGGGCTTCGTCAAGAACGCCGGCAG acacCTGTGTCGCCCGTGTCATAACCGTGAGAAGGCCCGTGGTCTGGGGAAGTACATCTGTCAGAAGTGCCACGCCATCATTGAGGAGCAGCCGCTGCTGTTCAAGAACGACCCCTACCACCCCGACCACTTCAACTGCAACAACTGCGG taAGGAGCTGACTGCTGATGCCAGGGAGCTGAAGGGAGAGCTGTACTGCCTGCCCTGCCATGACAAGATGGGTGTTCCCATCTGTGGTGCTTGCAGGAGACCCATCGAGGGCCGCGTGGTCAATGCCATGGGCAAGCAGTGGCACGTCGAG catTTTGTGTGTGCTAAGTGTGAGAAACCCTTCCTGGGCCATCGCCACTACGAACGCAAAGGACTGGCCTACTGTGAGACTCACTACAACCAG CTCTTTGGAGATGTCTGCTACCACTGCAACCGTGTCATTGAGGGTGATG TGGTGTCAGCCCTGAACAAGGCATGGTGTGTCAACTGCTTCGCCTGCTCCACCTGCAACACCAAGCTCACCCTAAA GGATAAGTTTGTAGAGGTGGATCTGAAGCCTGTGTGTAAACACTGCTACGAGCGCCTGCCAGACGACATGAAGCGCCGTCTTGCCAAACAAGAAAAAGAAAAGAAGAAGAGAATGCCCATGTGTCTGTAA
- the LOC110520376 gene encoding LIM and senescent cell antigen-like-containing domain protein 1 isoform X6, with translation MANALANAMCERCKSGFAPAEKIVNSNGELYHEGCFVCAQCFQQFPEGLFYEFEGRKYCEHDFQMLFAPCCHQCGEFIIGRVIKAMNNSWHPDCFCCDLCQAVLADVGFVKNAGRHLCRPCHNREKARGLGKYICQKCHAIIEEQPLLFKNDPYHPDHFNCNNCGKELTADARELKGELYCLPCHDKMGVPICGACRRPIEGRVVNAMGKQWHVEHHVCALCERPFHGHPYYERGDHAYCEKHFNMHFVCAKCEKPFLGHRHYERKGLAYCETHYNQLFGDVCYHCNRVIEGDVVSALNKAWCVNCFACSTCNTKLTLKDKFVEVDLKPVCKHCYERLPDDMKRRLAKQEKEKKKRMPMCL, from the exons ATGGCCAATGCCCTGGCCAATGCGATGTGTGAGCGCTGTAAGAGTGGCTTTGCCCCGGCGGAGAAGATCGTCAATAGCAACGGGGAGCTGTACCATGAGGGATGCTTCGTCTGTGCTCAGTGCTTCCAACAGTTCCCCGAAGGTCTCTTCTATGAG TTTGAGGGCAGGAAGTACTGTGAGCACGACTTCCAGATGTTGTTTGCTCCCTGCTGCCACCAATGTG gggAGTTTATCATTGGTCGTGTGATCAAGGCGATGAACAACAGTTGGCACCCTGACTGTTTCTGCTGTGACCTCTGCCAGGCCGTGCTGGCTGACGTGGGCTTCGTCAAGAACGCCGGCAG acacCTGTGTCGCCCGTGTCATAACCGTGAGAAGGCCCGTGGTCTGGGGAAGTACATCTGTCAGAAGTGCCACGCCATCATTGAGGAGCAGCCGCTGCTGTTCAAGAACGACCCCTACCACCCCGACCACTTCAACTGCAACAACTGCGG taAGGAGCTGACTGCTGATGCCAGGGAGCTGAAGGGAGAGCTGTACTGCCTGCCCTGCCATGACAAGATGGGTGTTCCCATCTGTGGTGCTTGCAGGAGACCCATCGAGGGCCGCGTGGTCAATGCCATGGGCAAGCAGTGGCACGTCGAG caccatgtgtgtgctctgtgtgaaCGTCCATTTCACGGCCACCCGTATTATGAGCGTGGGGACCACGCCTACTGTGAAAAACACTTTAACATG catTTTGTGTGTGCTAAGTGTGAGAAACCCTTCCTGGGCCATCGCCACTACGAACGCAAAGGACTGGCCTACTGTGAGACTCACTACAACCAG CTCTTTGGAGATGTCTGCTACCACTGCAACCGTGTCATTGAGGGTGATG TGGTGTCAGCCCTGAACAAGGCATGGTGTGTCAACTGCTTCGCCTGCTCCACCTGCAACACCAAGCTCACCCTAAA GGATAAGTTTGTAGAGGTGGATCTGAAGCCTGTGTGTAAACACTGCTACGAGCGCCTGCCAGACGACATGAAGCGCCGTCTTGCCAAACAAGAAAAAGAAAAGAAGAAGAGAATGCCCATGTGTCTGTAA
- the LOC110520376 gene encoding LIM and senescent cell antigen-like-containing domain protein 1 isoform X5 has translation MNSLRLKELSNSDLYRRRQERPDSYGSIASNSLSNMANALANAMCERCKSGFAPAEKIVNSNGELYHEGCFVCAQCFQQFPEGLFYEFEGRKYCEHDFQMLFAPCCHQCGEFIIGRVIKAMNNSWHPDCFCCDLCQAVLADVGFVKNAGRHLCRPCHNREKARGLGKYICQKCHAIIEEQPLLFKNDPYHPDHFNCNNCGKELTADARELKGELYCLPCHDKMGVPICGACRRPIEGRVVNAMGKQWHVEHHVCALCERPFHGHPYYERGDHAYCEKHFNMHFVCAKCEKPFLGHRHYERKGLAYCETHYNQLFGDVCYHCNRVIEGDVVSALNKAWCVNCFACSTCNTKLTLKDKFVEVDLKPVCKHCYERLPDDMKRRLAKQEKEKKKRMPMCL, from the exons CAACATGGCCAATGCCCTGGCCAATGCGATGTGTGAGCGCTGTAAGAGTGGCTTTGCCCCGGCGGAGAAGATCGTCAATAGCAACGGGGAGCTGTACCATGAGGGATGCTTCGTCTGTGCTCAGTGCTTCCAACAGTTCCCCGAAGGTCTCTTCTATGAG TTTGAGGGCAGGAAGTACTGTGAGCACGACTTCCAGATGTTGTTTGCTCCCTGCTGCCACCAATGTG gggAGTTTATCATTGGTCGTGTGATCAAGGCGATGAACAACAGTTGGCACCCTGACTGTTTCTGCTGTGACCTCTGCCAGGCCGTGCTGGCTGACGTGGGCTTCGTCAAGAACGCCGGCAG acacCTGTGTCGCCCGTGTCATAACCGTGAGAAGGCCCGTGGTCTGGGGAAGTACATCTGTCAGAAGTGCCACGCCATCATTGAGGAGCAGCCGCTGCTGTTCAAGAACGACCCCTACCACCCCGACCACTTCAACTGCAACAACTGCGG taAGGAGCTGACTGCTGATGCCAGGGAGCTGAAGGGAGAGCTGTACTGCCTGCCCTGCCATGACAAGATGGGTGTTCCCATCTGTGGTGCTTGCAGGAGACCCATCGAGGGCCGCGTGGTCAATGCCATGGGCAAGCAGTGGCACGTCGAG caccatgtgtgtgctctgtgtgaaCGTCCATTTCACGGCCACCCGTATTATGAGCGTGGGGACCACGCCTACTGTGAAAAACACTTTAACATG catTTTGTGTGTGCTAAGTGTGAGAAACCCTTCCTGGGCCATCGCCACTACGAACGCAAAGGACTGGCCTACTGTGAGACTCACTACAACCAG CTCTTTGGAGATGTCTGCTACCACTGCAACCGTGTCATTGAGGGTGATG TGGTGTCAGCCCTGAACAAGGCATGGTGTGTCAACTGCTTCGCCTGCTCCACCTGCAACACCAAGCTCACCCTAAA GGATAAGTTTGTAGAGGTGGATCTGAAGCCTGTGTGTAAACACTGCTACGAGCGCCTGCCAGACGACATGAAGCGCCGTCTTGCCAAACAAGAAAAAGAAAAGAAGAAGAGAATGCCCATGTGTCTGTAA
- the LOC110520376 gene encoding LIM and senescent cell antigen-like-containing domain protein 1 isoform X1, with the protein MEVQVQSRPLPPTILENGAAPGPVPHSVNGHRHANSGEAELPVSKSQRRRSDVKVYKEFCDFYARFNMANALANAMCERCKSGFAPAEKIVNSNGELYHEGCFVCAQCFQQFPEGLFYEFEGRKYCEHDFQMLFAPCCHQCGEFIIGRVIKAMNNSWHPDCFCCDLCQAVLADVGFVKNAGRHLCRPCHNREKARGLGKYICQKCHAIIEEQPLLFKNDPYHPDHFNCNNCGKELTADARELKGELYCLPCHDKMGVPICGACRRPIEGRVVNAMGKQWHVEHHVCALCERPFHGHPYYERGDHAYCEKHFNMHFVCAKCEKPFLGHRHYERKGLAYCETHYNQLFGDVCYHCNRVIEGDVVSALNKAWCVNCFACSTCNTKLTLKDKFVEVDLKPVCKHCYERLPDDMKRRLAKQEKEKKKRMPMCL; encoded by the exons ATGGAGGTTCAGGTCCAGAGTCGGCCACTGCCACCCACCATCCTGGAGAATGGGGCGGCCCCTGGCCCTGTACCCCACTCTGTTAACGGTCATCGTCATGCCAACAGTGGGGAGGCAGAGCTGCCTGTCTCCAAGTCTCAGAGGAGACGAAGCGATGTCAAAGTCTACAAGGAGTTCTGTGACTTCTACGCACGCTT CAACATGGCCAATGCCCTGGCCAATGCGATGTGTGAGCGCTGTAAGAGTGGCTTTGCCCCGGCGGAGAAGATCGTCAATAGCAACGGGGAGCTGTACCATGAGGGATGCTTCGTCTGTGCTCAGTGCTTCCAACAGTTCCCCGAAGGTCTCTTCTATGAG TTTGAGGGCAGGAAGTACTGTGAGCACGACTTCCAGATGTTGTTTGCTCCCTGCTGCCACCAATGTG gggAGTTTATCATTGGTCGTGTGATCAAGGCGATGAACAACAGTTGGCACCCTGACTGTTTCTGCTGTGACCTCTGCCAGGCCGTGCTGGCTGACGTGGGCTTCGTCAAGAACGCCGGCAG acacCTGTGTCGCCCGTGTCATAACCGTGAGAAGGCCCGTGGTCTGGGGAAGTACATCTGTCAGAAGTGCCACGCCATCATTGAGGAGCAGCCGCTGCTGTTCAAGAACGACCCCTACCACCCCGACCACTTCAACTGCAACAACTGCGG taAGGAGCTGACTGCTGATGCCAGGGAGCTGAAGGGAGAGCTGTACTGCCTGCCCTGCCATGACAAGATGGGTGTTCCCATCTGTGGTGCTTGCAGGAGACCCATCGAGGGCCGCGTGGTCAATGCCATGGGCAAGCAGTGGCACGTCGAG caccatgtgtgtgctctgtgtgaaCGTCCATTTCACGGCCACCCGTATTATGAGCGTGGGGACCACGCCTACTGTGAAAAACACTTTAACATG catTTTGTGTGTGCTAAGTGTGAGAAACCCTTCCTGGGCCATCGCCACTACGAACGCAAAGGACTGGCCTACTGTGAGACTCACTACAACCAG CTCTTTGGAGATGTCTGCTACCACTGCAACCGTGTCATTGAGGGTGATG TGGTGTCAGCCCTGAACAAGGCATGGTGTGTCAACTGCTTCGCCTGCTCCACCTGCAACACCAAGCTCACCCTAAA GGATAAGTTTGTAGAGGTGGATCTGAAGCCTGTGTGTAAACACTGCTACGAGCGCCTGCCAGACGACATGAAGCGCCGTCTTGCCAAACAAGAAAAAGAAAAGAAGAAGAGAATGCCCATGTGTCTGTAA
- the LOC110520376 gene encoding LIM and senescent cell antigen-like-containing domain protein 1 isoform X4, which translates to MEVQVQSRPLPPTILENGAAPGPVPHSVNGHRHANSGEAELPVSKSQRRRSDVKVYKEFCDFYARFNMANALANAMCERCKSGFAPAEKIVNSNGELYHEGCFVCAQCFQQFPEGLFYEFEGRKYCEHDFQMLFAPCCHQCGEFIIGRVIKAMNNSWHPDCFCCDLCQAVLADVGFVKNAGRHLCRPCHNREKARGLGKYICQKCHAIIEEQPLLFKNDPYHPDHFNCNNCGKELTADARELKGELYCLPCHDKMGVPICGACRRPIEGRVVNAMGKQWHVEHHVCALCERPFHGHPYYERGDHAYCEKHFNMLFGDVCYHCNRVIEGDVVSALNKAWCVNCFACSTCNTKLTLKDKFVEVDLKPVCKHCYERLPDDMKRRLAKQEKEKKKRMPMCL; encoded by the exons ATGGAGGTTCAGGTCCAGAGTCGGCCACTGCCACCCACCATCCTGGAGAATGGGGCGGCCCCTGGCCCTGTACCCCACTCTGTTAACGGTCATCGTCATGCCAACAGTGGGGAGGCAGAGCTGCCTGTCTCCAAGTCTCAGAGGAGACGAAGCGATGTCAAAGTCTACAAGGAGTTCTGTGACTTCTACGCACGCTT CAACATGGCCAATGCCCTGGCCAATGCGATGTGTGAGCGCTGTAAGAGTGGCTTTGCCCCGGCGGAGAAGATCGTCAATAGCAACGGGGAGCTGTACCATGAGGGATGCTTCGTCTGTGCTCAGTGCTTCCAACAGTTCCCCGAAGGTCTCTTCTATGAG TTTGAGGGCAGGAAGTACTGTGAGCACGACTTCCAGATGTTGTTTGCTCCCTGCTGCCACCAATGTG gggAGTTTATCATTGGTCGTGTGATCAAGGCGATGAACAACAGTTGGCACCCTGACTGTTTCTGCTGTGACCTCTGCCAGGCCGTGCTGGCTGACGTGGGCTTCGTCAAGAACGCCGGCAG acacCTGTGTCGCCCGTGTCATAACCGTGAGAAGGCCCGTGGTCTGGGGAAGTACATCTGTCAGAAGTGCCACGCCATCATTGAGGAGCAGCCGCTGCTGTTCAAGAACGACCCCTACCACCCCGACCACTTCAACTGCAACAACTGCGG taAGGAGCTGACTGCTGATGCCAGGGAGCTGAAGGGAGAGCTGTACTGCCTGCCCTGCCATGACAAGATGGGTGTTCCCATCTGTGGTGCTTGCAGGAGACCCATCGAGGGCCGCGTGGTCAATGCCATGGGCAAGCAGTGGCACGTCGAG caccatgtgtgtgctctgtgtgaaCGTCCATTTCACGGCCACCCGTATTATGAGCGTGGGGACCACGCCTACTGTGAAAAACACTTTAACATG CTCTTTGGAGATGTCTGCTACCACTGCAACCGTGTCATTGAGGGTGATG TGGTGTCAGCCCTGAACAAGGCATGGTGTGTCAACTGCTTCGCCTGCTCCACCTGCAACACCAAGCTCACCCTAAA GGATAAGTTTGTAGAGGTGGATCTGAAGCCTGTGTGTAAACACTGCTACGAGCGCCTGCCAGACGACATGAAGCGCCGTCTTGCCAAACAAGAAAAAGAAAAGAAGAAGAGAATGCCCATGTGTCTGTAA
- the LOC110520376 gene encoding LIM and senescent cell antigen-like-containing domain protein 1 isoform X8: MLGVVEEMTNGNGNMANALANAMCERCKSGFAPAEKIVNSNGELYHEGCFVCAQCFQQFPEGLFYEFEGRKYCEHDFQMLFAPCCHQCGEFIIGRVIKAMNNSWHPDCFCCDLCQAVLADVGFVKNAGRHLCRPCHNREKARGLGKYICQKCHAIIEEQPLLFKNDPYHPDHFNCNNCGKELTADARELKGELYCLPCHDKMGVPICGACRRPIEGRVVNAMGKQWHVEHHVCALCERPFHGHPYYERGDHAYCEKHFNMHFVCAKCEKPFLGHRHYERKGLAYCETHYNQLFGDVCYHCNRVIEGDVVSALNKAWCVNCFACSTCNTKLTLKDKFVEVDLKPVCKHCYERLPDDMKRRLAKQEKEKKKRMPMCL; this comes from the exons CAACATGGCCAATGCCCTGGCCAATGCGATGTGTGAGCGCTGTAAGAGTGGCTTTGCCCCGGCGGAGAAGATCGTCAATAGCAACGGGGAGCTGTACCATGAGGGATGCTTCGTCTGTGCTCAGTGCTTCCAACAGTTCCCCGAAGGTCTCTTCTATGAG TTTGAGGGCAGGAAGTACTGTGAGCACGACTTCCAGATGTTGTTTGCTCCCTGCTGCCACCAATGTG gggAGTTTATCATTGGTCGTGTGATCAAGGCGATGAACAACAGTTGGCACCCTGACTGTTTCTGCTGTGACCTCTGCCAGGCCGTGCTGGCTGACGTGGGCTTCGTCAAGAACGCCGGCAG acacCTGTGTCGCCCGTGTCATAACCGTGAGAAGGCCCGTGGTCTGGGGAAGTACATCTGTCAGAAGTGCCACGCCATCATTGAGGAGCAGCCGCTGCTGTTCAAGAACGACCCCTACCACCCCGACCACTTCAACTGCAACAACTGCGG taAGGAGCTGACTGCTGATGCCAGGGAGCTGAAGGGAGAGCTGTACTGCCTGCCCTGCCATGACAAGATGGGTGTTCCCATCTGTGGTGCTTGCAGGAGACCCATCGAGGGCCGCGTGGTCAATGCCATGGGCAAGCAGTGGCACGTCGAG caccatgtgtgtgctctgtgtgaaCGTCCATTTCACGGCCACCCGTATTATGAGCGTGGGGACCACGCCTACTGTGAAAAACACTTTAACATG catTTTGTGTGTGCTAAGTGTGAGAAACCCTTCCTGGGCCATCGCCACTACGAACGCAAAGGACTGGCCTACTGTGAGACTCACTACAACCAG CTCTTTGGAGATGTCTGCTACCACTGCAACCGTGTCATTGAGGGTGATG TGGTGTCAGCCCTGAACAAGGCATGGTGTGTCAACTGCTTCGCCTGCTCCACCTGCAACACCAAGCTCACCCTAAA GGATAAGTTTGTAGAGGTGGATCTGAAGCCTGTGTGTAAACACTGCTACGAGCGCCTGCCAGACGACATGAAGCGCCGTCTTGCCAAACAAGAAAAAGAAAAGAAGAAGAGAATGCCCATGTGTCTGTAA